A stretch of the Neptunomonas phycophila genome encodes the following:
- a CDS encoding sensor histidine kinase — MFSETLGRLLKSPIKAWFLYAFPWWALIPLGAFLLFDAHYSREISDTKRLQDEVVDQENSLLEVASNQVIRSTLIIRNNAQSIMTNNNLAPEEQQKLLSQNFFSVSSAYPQYMQIRIILPDGNEWVRVDNNARANNAGIIRHNHEMQNKAKRYYVMKGMALGKDEVFITPFDLNMENNQIEIPYRPTLRSVTQVRDVSGEVIGLFVLNLDGSYLFNRDQRSENSMVINSDGYWLLSSDIEQDWGFMFNRLNDRFSLAYPDVWEQMRQSHSSTGQILNDQGLWTYKRLVVGKLDELVKESTVIYTVSVVTHLAELRKELIWRYSLIALVILIAVTFLAFALAKATTALDKKSKELNASNKELERVIEQLQLSKEELIRTEKLSSLGLLVAGIAHELNTPIGSAMLTFRSMRERLAEMLHLFNSGAMKRSDLDRFLHQQNEGLDLANEGLNRAGLLIQQFKQVASDRANATCHRFDLAEEVEKISALMKNQIHHSPHQLILNIPPNIKMVSYPGPLGQVIQNLIQNSLVHAFDDGMSGVIEVTATPPVNGFVDLLVTDNGGGIPTEHLKTIFDPFFTTKRNQGGTGLGLHIVHNIVHGVLGGTIRVEKGVNGVGTRLVLHLPLNNEGGAVAS; from the coding sequence ATGTTTTCTGAAACACTAGGCCGCTTGCTTAAAAGCCCTATAAAAGCATGGTTTCTTTATGCGTTTCCGTGGTGGGCTCTTATTCCCCTAGGGGCGTTTTTATTATTTGATGCCCATTATTCGCGTGAAATTAGTGATACCAAACGCTTGCAAGATGAAGTAGTGGATCAAGAGAACAGCTTATTGGAAGTGGCAAGCAATCAGGTTATTCGTAGTACGCTTATTATTCGCAATAATGCGCAATCTATCATGACGAATAACAATCTGGCCCCAGAGGAGCAGCAAAAACTGTTAAGCCAGAACTTCTTTTCGGTGAGTTCGGCGTACCCTCAGTATATGCAAATCCGCATTATTCTACCGGATGGAAATGAATGGGTACGCGTTGATAATAATGCACGAGCCAATAATGCTGGAATTATCCGCCACAACCACGAAATGCAAAATAAAGCTAAGCGTTATTACGTTATGAAGGGCATGGCGTTGGGCAAAGACGAAGTTTTTATAACCCCCTTTGATCTCAACATGGAAAATAATCAGATCGAAATACCTTACAGACCCACTTTGCGCTCGGTAACACAAGTGCGCGATGTTAGTGGCGAAGTGATAGGCCTGTTTGTTTTAAACCTTGATGGCAGTTATTTATTTAACCGCGATCAGCGTTCTGAAAATTCCATGGTGATTAATTCGGATGGCTACTGGCTGCTTTCATCAGACATAGAGCAAGATTGGGGCTTTATGTTTAACCGTTTAAATGACCGCTTCTCGCTTGCGTACCCAGATGTGTGGGAACAAATGAGGCAATCGCATTCAAGCACGGGGCAAATTTTAAATGATCAGGGCTTGTGGACCTATAAGCGTCTGGTGGTGGGCAAGCTAGATGAGCTTGTTAAAGAATCGACCGTTATCTATACCGTATCGGTGGTTACGCACTTAGCTGAGTTGCGCAAAGAGTTGATATGGCGTTATAGCCTGATAGCGTTAGTCATATTAATTGCCGTCACGTTTTTGGCCTTTGCGCTTGCAAAAGCCACCACTGCCTTGGATAAAAAATCGAAAGAGCTAAACGCCAGCAATAAAGAGCTTGAGCGTGTTATTGAGCAGTTACAGTTATCAAAAGAAGAGCTGATTAGAACGGAAAAGCTGTCATCGTTAGGCTTATTGGTGGCGGGAATTGCTCATGAGCTTAATACGCCCATTGGCTCGGCTATGCTGACATTTAGATCAATGCGAGAGCGGCTGGCGGAGATGTTGCACTTATTTAACAGCGGAGCCATGAAGCGCTCTGATCTAGATCGCTTTTTGCATCAACAAAACGAAGGGTTAGACCTAGCCAACGAAGGGTTAAACCGAGCAGGTCTGCTGATTCAGCAATTTAAACAAGTAGCCTCCGACCGTGCTAATGCGACCTGTCATCGTTTTGATTTGGCTGAGGAAGTCGAAAAAATCAGTGCCCTCATGAAAAATCAAATTCATCATTCACCGCATCAGCTCATACTCAATATTCCACCCAATATTAAAATGGTGAGCTACCCAGGTCCGCTTGGGCAGGTGATACAAAATCTGATTCAAAACTCGCTAGTACATGCATTTGATGACGGCATGAGCGGTGTTATTGAAGTCACCGCTACGCCTCCTGTGAACGGGTTTGTCGACCTCCTCGTGACCGATAACGGAGGAGGGATACCGACAGAGCACCTTAAAACGATATTTGATCCCTTCTTTACCACAAAGCGTAACCAAGGTGGTACAGGGTTAGGGTTGCACATAGTGCACAATATTGTTCATGGAGTGCTAGGTGGCACAATACGCGTAGAAAAGGGCGTGAATGGTGTTGGAACTCGGCTAGTGCTGCATCTTCCGTTGAATAACGAGGGGGGAGCGGTTGCGTCGTAA
- the folE gene encoding GTP cyclohydrolase I FolE translates to MEKAYATIIEQVGEDLNRDGLLDTPARAAKAMAYLTKGYKQNLDEVVNNALFESDNSEMVLVKDIELYSLCEHHMLPFIGKAHVAYIPDGKVLGLSKIARIVDMYARRLQIQENMTQQIAEAIMSVTGAKGVGVVIEAKHMCMMMRGVEKQNGSMKTSMMLGTFRSKPETRAEFLSLLN, encoded by the coding sequence ATGGAAAAAGCATACGCCACCATTATTGAGCAAGTCGGCGAGGATCTTAACCGCGATGGTTTGTTAGATACGCCTGCCCGCGCGGCAAAAGCGATGGCTTATTTAACAAAAGGCTATAAACAAAACCTTGATGAAGTCGTAAACAACGCCCTTTTTGAGTCTGACAACAGTGAGATGGTATTGGTAAAAGATATCGAGCTGTACTCTTTGTGCGAACACCATATGCTACCTTTTATTGGTAAAGCACATGTCGCTTACATCCCCGATGGTAAAGTGCTTGGCTTGTCTAAAATTGCGCGCATTGTTGATATGTATGCTCGCCGTTTACAGATCCAAGAGAACATGACCCAACAAATCGCCGAGGCTATTATGTCGGTCACAGGAGCCAAAGGTGTAGGCGTTGTTATCGAAGCAAAGCATATGTGTATGATGATGCGTGGTGTAGAGAAGCAAAACGGCTCGATGAAAACCTCCATGATGCTTGGTACATTCCGCAGCAAACCAGAAACCCGTGCTGAGTTTCTATCATTACTTAATTAG
- a CDS encoding Smr/MutS family protein produces MSDDQNSSNKRFSPANSPVGSPDASTNTDSGPSFLDLMSDVTPIKHDKVAKANTKRLRKRTDLAYLRAQAVQEQDKVIDGLSSEVVEIVESDEELIFATSGIQIAKLKRLRKGHIPWEAGIDLHGMTVDEARDELSKFIRDSTFEGLRCVIVVHGKAYSQAGKQPVLKSYVNDWLRQLPQVLAFASAQARDGGTGALYVLLRQSKS; encoded by the coding sequence ATGTCTGACGATCAAAACTCATCTAATAAGCGGTTTTCGCCCGCAAACTCGCCCGTAGGCTCGCCAGACGCGTCTACCAACACCGATAGTGGTCCTAGTTTTTTGGATCTTATGAGTGATGTTACGCCCATTAAGCATGACAAAGTCGCCAAGGCGAACACTAAACGGTTACGTAAACGCACGGATCTAGCATATTTGCGTGCGCAAGCGGTTCAAGAACAAGACAAAGTCATTGATGGCTTATCCAGCGAGGTCGTCGAGATTGTTGAATCTGACGAAGAGTTGATCTTTGCTACCTCCGGCATCCAAATTGCTAAGCTCAAACGTCTCCGTAAGGGCCATATCCCCTGGGAGGCGGGTATAGATCTACACGGAATGACTGTCGACGAAGCGCGAGACGAGTTGAGCAAGTTTATTCGCGATTCTACTTTTGAAGGCTTACGCTGTGTGATTGTGGTTCATGGTAAGGCATACAGCCAAGCGGGTAAGCAGCCCGTGCTTAAATCGTATGTTAATGATTGGCTTAGACAGCTCCCGCAGGTGTTGGCTTTTGCATCCGCACAAGCGCGAGACGGCGGCACGGGTGCTTTGTATGTGCTTCTGCGTCAAAGCAAGTCATAA
- the prmB gene encoding 50S ribosomal protein L3 N(5)-glutamine methyltransferase codes for MNSLNCQAFYSRLGIIPILMMIDQANIASQLHTLRDYVRWTCSLMNQHKVFLGHGHVSTWDESVQLVLAAVHLPWNADPAVMDSRVLDTEKTTIIDYVRQRVEERRPLPYITGEAWFMQMPFRVDERVLIPRSPIAQLIETEFSPFLRPGPVERIMDLCTGSGCIGIACAYAFEDAEVDLVEISSDALEVARLNIADHELEERVQAIESDLFTSVKGQQYDLIVSNPPYVDHADFTSMPKEYQHEPELALTSGNDGLDITRQILREACDYLHDGGLLVVEVGNSEVHLMEQFPHVPLTWVELPMGGNGVFVITKEELAQYRDEF; via the coding sequence ATGAATTCATTAAACTGTCAGGCCTTTTATAGCCGGCTGGGTATTATCCCGATTCTCATGATGATAGATCAAGCAAACATTGCATCCCAATTACACACCTTGCGCGATTACGTTCGTTGGACTTGCAGTTTAATGAATCAACACAAGGTCTTTTTAGGTCATGGCCATGTATCCACGTGGGATGAGTCCGTGCAGCTAGTGCTGGCGGCAGTTCATTTACCTTGGAATGCCGATCCAGCCGTCATGGACTCGCGTGTGCTTGATACCGAAAAAACAACCATCATTGATTACGTGCGCCAGCGCGTAGAAGAACGTCGCCCTTTGCCTTACATCACAGGTGAAGCGTGGTTTATGCAAATGCCGTTTCGTGTAGATGAGCGGGTGTTAATACCACGTTCGCCCATTGCACAGCTCATCGAAACCGAGTTTTCTCCTTTTCTGCGCCCTGGCCCCGTCGAGCGCATAATGGATTTGTGCACAGGCAGCGGTTGTATTGGTATTGCCTGCGCTTACGCGTTTGAAGATGCAGAAGTGGACTTGGTCGAGATATCCTCAGATGCCTTGGAGGTTGCTCGCCTTAACATTGCTGATCATGAGCTAGAAGAGCGTGTTCAAGCCATCGAAAGTGATTTATTTACCAGTGTAAAAGGCCAGCAGTACGATTTAATCGTCTCTAACCCACCTTATGTTGATCATGCTGACTTTACCAGCATGCCTAAAGAGTACCAGCACGAGCCAGAACTAGCGCTCACATCGGGTAATGATGGCTTGGATATAACCCGCCAGATTCTTCGCGAAGCCTGCGATTATTTACATGACGGAGGTTTGCTGGTGGTAGAAGTGGGCAACAGCGAAGTCCATTTAATGGAGCAGTTCCCCCACGTGCCTCTCACTTGGGTTGAATTACCTATGGGTGGTAATGGCGTATTTGTCATTACAAAAGAAGAATTAGCGCAATATCGCGACGAATTCTGA